In one window of Onychomys torridus chromosome 5, mOncTor1.1, whole genome shotgun sequence DNA:
- the LOC118583695 gene encoding olfactory receptor 2B2-like: protein MSLVNESISEEFILLGFSDRPWLELPLFVVFLVSYILTIFGNMMIILVSRLDAKLHTPMYFFLTNLSLLDLCYTTSTVPQMLINICSTRKVISYGGCVAQLFIFLALGCTECFLLGVMSFDRFVAICRPLYYAVIMHHRRCLQLAAVCWISGFSNSVLQSTWTLQMPRCGHKEVDHFLCEIPALLKLSCVDTTTIETELFFVSIVFLLIPVSLILTSYTFIVQAVLRIRSAEGRRKAFGTCGSHLIVVVLFYGTAIYMYLQPPSPASKDRGKMVSLFYGIITPMLNPLIYTLRNKEVKGAFKRLITRVFLVTK, encoded by the coding sequence ATGAGTCTGGTGAATGAGAGCATCTCAGAGGAATTCATTCTCTTAGGGTTTTCAGATCGGCCATGGCTGGAGCTGCCGCTCTTTGTGGTGTTTCTTGTGTCCTATATCTTGACCATCTTTGGTAATATGATGATCATTCTTGTGTCCCGCCTGGATGCCAAACTCCACAcccccatgtactttttcctcaCTAACCTGTCCCTGCTGGACCTGTGCTACACCACCAGCACAGTCCCACAGATGCTCATCAACATATGCAGCACCCGGAAGGTCATCAGCTATGGTGGCTGTGTGGCCCAGCTTTTCATTTTCCTGGCCTTGGGTTGCACTGAATGTTTTCTCCTGGGCGTCATGTCCTTTGACAGGTTTGTAGCCATCTGTCGGCCTCTCTATTATGCAGTCATCATGCACCACAGGCGCTGTCTCCAGTTAGCAGCTGTATGTTGGATCAGTGGCTTCAGCAACTCAGTATTGCAGTCTACATGGACTCTTCAGATGCCACGATGTGGTCACAAGGAAGTGGATCATTTCCTCTGTGAGATCCCTGCCCTGCTCAAATTGTCTTGTGTGGATACCACAACAATTGAAACTGAACTCTTTTTTGTAAGTATTGTCTTTCTTTTAATACCTGTGTCTCTCATCCTTACCTCATATACTTTTATTGTCCAAGCAGTGTTGAGAATAAGGTCAGCTGAAGGTCGGCGAAAGGCATTTGGGACATGTGGCTCCCACCTAATTGTAGTGGTACTTTTTTATGGTACTGCCATTTATATGTATCTGCAGCCACCATCCCCTGCCTCCAAGGACCGGGGGAAGATGGTGTCCCTATTTTATGGGATCATCACACCCATGCTGAACCCCCTCATCTACACCCTTAGGAACAAAGAAGTAAAGGGAGCATTTAAGAGGTTGATAACAAGGGTCTTCTTGGTCACAAAATAA
- the LOC118584627 gene encoding olfactory receptor 2B2-like gives MSLVNESISEEFILLGFSDRPWLELPLFVVFLVSYILTIFGNMMIILVSRLDAKLHTPMYFFLTNLSLLDLCYTTSTVPQMLINICSTRKVISYGCCVAQLLISLALGSTECFLLGVMSFDRFVAICRPLHYSVVMHHRRCLQLAAACWISGFSNSVLQSTWTLQMPRCGHKEVDHFFCEVPALLKLSCVDTTANEAELFFISMLFLLIPVTLILISYAFIVQAVLRIRSAEGRRKAFGTCGSHLIVVVLFYGTAIYMYLQPPSPASKDRGKMVSLFYAIITPMLNPLIYTLRNKEVKGAFKRLIARVFVIKI, from the coding sequence ATGAGTCTGGTGAATGAGAGCATCTCAGAGGAATTCATTCTCTTAGGGTTTTCAGATCGGCCATGGCTGGAACTGCCGCTCTTTGTGGTGTTTCTTGTGTCCTATATCTTGACCATCTTTGGGAATATGATGATCATTCTTGTGTCCCGCCTGGATGCCAAACTCCACAcccccatgtactttttcctcaCTAACCTGTCCCTGCTGGACCTGTGCTACACCACCAGCACAGTCCCACAGATGCTCATCAACATATGCAGCACCCGGAAGGTCATCAGCTATGGTTGCTGCGTGGCCCAGCTTTTAATTTCCCTGGCCTTGGGTAGCACTGAATGTTTTCTCCTGGGCGTCATGTCCTTTGACAGGTTTGTAGCCATCTGTCGGCCTCTCCATTACTCAGTCGTCATGCACCACAGGCGCTGTCTCCAGTTAGCAGCTGCATGTTGGATCAGTGGCTTCAGCAACTCAGTATTGCAGTCTACATGGACTCTTCAGATGCCACGATGTGGTCACAAGGAAGTGGATCACTTCTTCTGTGAAGTCCCTGCCCTGCTCAAGTTGTCCTGTGTGGATACAACGGCAAATGAGGCAGAGCTGTTCTTTATCAGTATGCTGTTTCTTTTAATACCTGTGACTCTCATCCTTATCTCATATGCTTTTATTGTCCAAgcagtgctgagaataaggtCAGCTGAAGGTCGGCGAAAGGCATTTGGGACATGTGGCTCCCACCTAATTGTAGTGGTACTTTTTTATGGTACTGCCATCTACATGTATCTGCAGCCACCATCCCCTGCCTCCAAGGACCGGGGGAAGATGGTGTCCCTCTTTTATGCGATCATCACACCCATGCTGAACCCCCTCATCTACACCCTTAGGAACAAAGAGGTAAAGGGAGCATTTAAGAGGTTGATAGCAAGGGTCTTTGTGATTAAAATATAA